One genomic region from Musa acuminata AAA Group cultivar baxijiao unplaced genomic scaffold, Cavendish_Baxijiao_AAA HiC_scaffold_660, whole genome shotgun sequence encodes:
- the LOC135662910 gene encoding cytochrome b6-f complex subunit 4 → MSGSFGGWIHKNSPIPITKKPDLNDPVLRAKLAKGMGHNYYGEPAWPNDLLYIFPVVILGTIACNVGLAVLEPSMIGEPADPFATPLEILPEWYFFPVFQILRTVPNKLLGVLLMVSVPTGLLTVPFLENVNKFQNPFRRPVATTVFLIGTAVALWLGIGATLPIDKSLTLGLF, encoded by the coding sequence tcCGGTTCCTTCGGGGgatggatccataagaattcacctatcccaataacaaagaAACCTGACTTGAACGATCCTGTATTAAGAGCTAAATTGGCTAAAGGGATggggcataattattatggagaacccgcatggcccaatgatcttttatatatttttccagtAGTAATTCTAGGTACTATTGCATGTAATGTAGGCTTGGCAGTTCTAGAACCGTCAATGATTGGTGAACCGGCGGATCCATTTGCAactcctttggaaatattacccgaATGGTACTTCTTTCCCGTATTTCAAATACTCCGCACAGTacccaataagttattaggtgtTCTTTTAATGGTTTCAGTACCAACGGGATTATTGACAGTACCTTTTTTGGAGAATGTTAATAAATTCCAAAATCCATTTCGTCGTCCAGTAGCTACAACAGTCTTTTTGATCGGTACCGCAGTAGCTCTTTGGTTAGGTATTGGAGCAACATTACCTATTGATAAATCGCTAACTTTAGGTcttttttaa